The Sesamum indicum cultivar Zhongzhi No. 13 linkage group LG1, S_indicum_v1.0, whole genome shotgun sequence genome includes a window with the following:
- the LOC105164162 gene encoding root phototropism protein 3, giving the protein MGSQTAQAAVLEFSHRKNMELPEFITSSDMDYFINTLSDIKVKETKPDLIASTITHYASKWLPELADDEGDRAVAHYEDSQESVTASWTKKRFFIQALVAILPPEKESIPCNFLLRLLRVANMVHVGPSYRAELEKRVSWQLDQASLKELMIPSFSHTSTALLDFELVLRLVKRFASMEDVARSGAAVMKVAKLVDSYLAEAAVDSHLSLPDFVDLASALPSHARSSDDGLYRAIDTYLKAHPSLSKQERKTLCSLIDSRKLSQEASVHAAQNERLPVRAVIQVLLSEQTKLIKHVDWSGSLSGARSPAGVGLELPGRCFSKRETSVQQMEIKRLKEDVLRLQSQCMAMERQIEKLVEKKRSAGSYFSWKKLGFKANRVGEVGGENEVGLGLKSPLEIKTRLLRGRNSSNRRKSLS; this is encoded by the exons ATGGGCTCACAGACAGCACAGGCAGCAGTGCTAGAATTTTCACACAGAAAG AACATGGAACTGCCAGAATTCATCACATCATCAGACATGGATTATTTCATCAACACCCTATCAGACATCAAGGTGAAGGAAACCAAGCCAGACCTGATTGCCTCAACCATAACACATTATGCCTCCAAATGGCTGCCTGAGCTGGCTGATGACGAGGGCGATCGGGCTGTGGCCCATTATGAGGACTCCCAAGAAAGTGTGACAGCTTCATGGACAAAGAAAAGGTTCTTCATACAAGCTCTTGTCGCAATTCTGCCTCCAGAGAAGGAGTCCATCCCTTGCAACTTCCTCTTGAGGCTCCTAAGAGTCGCCAACATGGTTCACGTTGGGCCATCCTATCGGGCCGAGCTTGAGAAACGAGTCTCTTGGCAGCTCGATCAGGCTTCTTTGAAAGAATTGATGATACCGTCTTTTAGCCACACGTCTACCGCATTGCTTGATTTTGAGCTTGTTCTTCGTCTAGTAAAGAGGTTTGCGAGTATGGAAGATGTTGCTAGGAGTGGGGCTGCTGTCATGAAGGTGGCAAAGCTTGTGGACTCTTACCTTGCTGAAGCAGCCGTTGATTCGCATCTGTCATTGCCTGATTTTGTCGATCTTGCTAGCGCCCTCCCAAGCCACGCACGGTCTTCAGACGATGGACTTTATCGTGCCATCGACACGTACCTCAAA GCGCATCCGAGCTTGTCGAAGCAAGAGAGAAAGACGTTATGCAGTTTAATCGACAGCAGGAAGCTGTCGCAGGAGGCGTCCGTCCATGCAGCCCAGAACGAGAGGCTGCCAGTTCGGGCAGTGATCCAAGTGCTGCTCTCGGAGCAAACTAAGCTCATCAAGCACGTGGACTGGAGCGGATCGTTGAGTGGCGCCCGTAGCCCTGCGGGAGTGGGGCTTGAGCTGCCGGGGCGGTGCTTCTCGAAAAGGGAAACGAGCGTGCAACAAATGGAAATCAAGAGGCTGAAGGAGGATGTGCTGAGGCTGCAGAGCCAGTGCATGGCGATGGAGAGGCAGATTGAGAAGCTGGTGGAGAAGAAGAGATCAGCAGGGTCGTATTTCAGCTGGAAGAAGCTGGGGTTTAAGGCCAATAGAGTGGGAGAGGTGGGCGGAGAGAACGAGGTTGGGTTGGGGCTGAAATCGCCGTTGGAGATTAAGACAAGGCTTCTACGAGGAAGGAATTCCTCCAACAGGAGGAAATCATTGTCCTGA
- the LOC105164169 gene encoding plastidic ATP/ADP-transporter — MQGVLQSKGLLSLPSNPRTRAFLAQPSCDLRYRFNPINPPLKSRTLNGSSLTLNGFSKFHGFVTKPQLVGQKNGNYPICRAEAAAASGDGQPLYGEKESPKFMGMELVTLKKIIPLGMMFFCILFNYTILRDTKDVLVVTAKGSSAEIIPFLKTWVNLPMAVGFMLLYTQLANVLSKEALFYSVILPFIAFFGAFGFVLYPLSHYFHPTALADKLLNILGPRFLGPLAIMRIWSFCLFYVMAELWGSVVISVLFWGFANQITTVEEAKKFYPLFGLGANVALVFSGRTVKYFSQLRENLGPGVDGWAISLKGMMSIVVGMGLAICFLYWWVNHNVPLPTRSQKKKEKPKMGTMESLKFLVSSRYIRDLATLVVAYGISINLVEVTWKSKLKAQFPTPNEYSSFMGDFSTATGIATFTMMLLSQWIFNKYGWGVAAKITPTVLLLTGVGFFSLILFGDPLAPALAKFGLTPLLAAVYVGAMQNIFSKSAKYSLFDPCKEMAYIPLDEDTKVKGKAAIDVVCNPLGKSGGALIQQFMILTFGSLANSTPYLGGILLVIVLAWLGAAKSLDGQFTALRREEELEKEMERAAVKIPIVSSNESGNGSLGSGSTLNPTGGDSSNASSESSSPRNI; from the exons ATGCAAGGTGTTTTACAGTCAAAAGGGCTTCTGTCCTTACCTTCAAACCCCAGAACCAGAGCTTTTCTTGCACAACCCTCATGTGATTTGAGGTATAGATTCAACCCTATAAATCCTCCGTTAAAATCAAGAACACTCAATGGGTCCTCTTTAACTCTTAATgggttctcaaaattccacggaTTTGTGACAAAACCTCAATTAGTAGGCCAAAAGAATGGAAACTATCCCATATGTAGAGCTGAGGCTGCTGCTGCATCAGGTGATGGGCAGCCTTTGTATGGAGAGAAAGAATCACCCAAGTTTATGGGCATGGAGCTGGTGACTCTcaagaaaatcataccacTTGGAATGATGTTTTTCTGTATTCTGTTTAACTACACAATTCTCAGGGACACTAAGGATGTTTTGGTGGTTACAGCCAAAGGGTCTAGTGCTGAAATCATACCTTTCTTAAAAACTTGGGTGAATTTGCCGATGGCTGTTGGGTTTATGCTCTTGTACACACAACTGGCTAATGTGTTGTCAAAAGAGGCTCTTTTCTACTCTGTTATTCTTCCATTTATAGCCTTTTTTGGAGCATTTGGGTTTGTTTTATATCCTCTCAGCCACTATTTCCACCCCACAGCTCTTGCTGATAAGCTTCTGAACATTTTGGGTCCAAGATTTCTTGGACCTCTTGCAATCATGAGAATCTGGAGTTTCTGCTTGTTCTATGTCATGGCTGAACTCTGGGGAAGCGTGGTTATCTCGGTTCTGTTTTGGGGGTTTGCTAATCAG ATCACTACTGTCGAGGAAGCCAAGAAATTCTATCCCCTTTTTGGTCTTGGAGCAAACGTTGCCCTTGTTTTCTCTGGTCGAACTGTGAAATACTTCTCTCAATTGAGAGAAAACCTTGGTCCTGGAGTCGATGGTTGGGCCATATCCCTGAAGGGAATGATGAGTATCGTGGTGGGGATGGGGCTTGCAATTTGTTTCCTTTACTGGTGGGTGAATCATAATGTTCCTCTTCCCACCCGTAGTCAGAAGAAGAAG GAGAAGCCAAAAATGGGGACAATGGAGAGCTTAAAATTCTTGGTATCATCAAGATATATTAGAGATCTTGCCACTTTGGTTGTGGCATATGGTATTAGTATCAACCTCGTTGAGGTTACATGGAAATCGAAGCTCAAAGCTCAG TTTCCAACGCCAAACGAGTATTCATCCTTTATGGGCGACTTCTCGACTGCTACTGGAATAGCAACTTTCACAATGATGCTTTTGAGCCAATGGATCTTTAACAAATATGGTTGGGGAGTTGCAGCAAAGATCACACCTACAGTCCTGCTTCTGACCGGAGTTGGCTTCTTCTCCCTGATTTTGTTCGGCGACCCTCTTGCTCCAGCTCTTGCCAAGTTTGGACTGACTCCACTCTTAGCAGCTGTTTATGTCGGAGCAATGCAGAACATTTTTAGTAAAAGTGCAAAGTATAGCTTGTTCGATCCATGCAAGGAAATGGCTTACATTCCTTTGGACGAGGACACTAAG GTTAAAGGGAAAGCAGCAATTGACGTTGTCTGTAATCCATTGGGCAAATCAGGAGGTGCTCTTATTCAGCAGTTCATGATTTTAACCTTTGGGTCCCTCGCAAATTCGACTCCCTATCTCGGAGGTATTCTTCTCGTAATTGTTCTTGCATGGCTAGGAGCTGCCAAGTCTTTAGACGGTCAGTTCACTGCATTGAGGCGAGAAGAAGAACTTGAAAAGGAGATGGAAAGAGCAGCCGTGAAAATTCCCATTGTGTCATCGAATGAAAGTGGCAATGGCTCTCTTGGTAGTGGCTCGACGCTAAATCCAACGGGAGGCGACTCATCAAATGCTTCATCCGAATCCTCATCTCCTAGGAACATCTGA
- the LOC105164181 gene encoding V-type proton ATPase subunit c''2-like isoform X2, whose product MVTSSSSWWQALVRISPYTFSAIGIAISIGVSVLGAACVIFCEAVAIYGVIVAIILQTKLESVPSSKMYEPESLRAGYAIFASGIIVGFANLVCGLCVGIIGSSCALSDAQNSSLFVKILVIEIFGSALGLFGVIVGIIMSAQATWPSKA is encoded by the exons ATGGTGACGTCGTCGAGCTCATGGTGGCAGGCCTTGGTTCGGATCTCTCCCTACACCTTCTCCGCCATCGGAATTGCCATATCAATCGGCGTTTCCGTCCTAGGCGCTGCCtg TGTAATTTTCTGTGAGGCTGTTGCTATATACGGAGTTATTGTGGCTATCATTCTTCAGACGAAGCTTGAGAGTGTGCCTTCTTCAAAGATGTACGAGCCCGAGTCCCTGAGAGCTGGTTATGCTATATTTGCATCTGGAATAATTGTGGGCTTTGCTAACCTTGTTTGTGG GCTATGTGTTGGTATCATAGGAAGCAGTTGTGCATTATCAGATGCCCAAAACTCATCACTCTTTGTTAAGATTCTTGTGATTGAGATATTTGGCAGTGCACTTGGGTTGTTCGGCGTCATTGTAGGCATTATCATGTCGGCTCAAGCAACATGGCCATCTAAAGCATGA
- the LOC105164181 gene encoding V-type proton ATPase subunit c''2-like isoform X1, whose product MVTSSSSWWQALVRISPYTFSAIGIAISIGVSVLGAAWGIYITGSSLIGAAIKAPRITSKNLISVIFCEAVAIYGVIVAIILQTKLESVPSSKMYEPESLRAGYAIFASGIIVGFANLVCGLCVGIIGSSCALSDAQNSSLFVKILVIEIFGSALGLFGVIVGIIMSAQATWPSKA is encoded by the exons ATGGTGACGTCGTCGAGCTCATGGTGGCAGGCCTTGGTTCGGATCTCTCCCTACACCTTCTCCGCCATCGGAATTGCCATATCAATCGGCGTTTCCGTCCTAGGCGCTGCCtg GGGAATTTATATAACGGGGAGTAGTTTAATTGGCGCTGCCATAAAAGCTCCTCGCATTACTTCCAAAAACCTAATCAG TGTAATTTTCTGTGAGGCTGTTGCTATATACGGAGTTATTGTGGCTATCATTCTTCAGACGAAGCTTGAGAGTGTGCCTTCTTCAAAGATGTACGAGCCCGAGTCCCTGAGAGCTGGTTATGCTATATTTGCATCTGGAATAATTGTGGGCTTTGCTAACCTTGTTTGTGG GCTATGTGTTGGTATCATAGGAAGCAGTTGTGCATTATCAGATGCCCAAAACTCATCACTCTTTGTTAAGATTCTTGTGATTGAGATATTTGGCAGTGCACTTGGGTTGTTCGGCGTCATTGTAGGCATTATCATGTCGGCTCAAGCAACATGGCCATCTAAAGCATGA